The following are encoded in a window of Brevibacillus sp. DP1.3A genomic DNA:
- a CDS encoding NAD(P)/FAD-dependent oxidoreductase has product MNFLQKDEQIYDITIIGGGPAGLFTAFYGGMRQASVKIIESMPQLGGQLSALYPEKYIYDVAGFPKVLAQDLINNLKDQISRFQQTVCLEEKVENVVKKVDDVFEITTDKGTHYSKSVIITAGVGAFEPRRLEHPDAVKYEKSNLHYFVTDLNSFKGQRVAVIGGGDSALDWSLMLEPIAKEVHLIHRRDKFRAHEHSVEMLMSSKVNVTTPYEIAALHGEERIEKLTLTHCTTKEEIDLEVDAVIVNFGFISSLGPIKNWGLELEKGSIVVDTRMESNIPGIFAAGDIATYPGKVKLIAVGFGEAPTAVNNAVSYFNPDAKLQPGHSSSMDNFKS; this is encoded by the coding sequence ATTACGATCATTGGTGGCGGCCCTGCCGGGTTATTTACCGCTTTTTACGGCGGGATGAGGCAGGCCAGTGTAAAAATCATTGAGAGCATGCCCCAGTTAGGTGGGCAGTTATCCGCTCTTTATCCGGAGAAGTACATATATGATGTAGCCGGATTTCCAAAGGTTTTAGCACAAGATTTGATCAATAATCTGAAAGATCAGATTTCCCGCTTTCAGCAAACCGTTTGTCTGGAAGAAAAAGTGGAAAATGTCGTAAAAAAAGTAGACGATGTGTTTGAAATCACAACGGACAAAGGCACTCACTACTCCAAATCCGTAATCATCACTGCTGGGGTAGGAGCGTTCGAACCTCGCAGGCTGGAACACCCAGATGCCGTCAAATATGAAAAATCCAATCTGCACTATTTTGTTACCGATCTGAACTCCTTCAAGGGACAGCGTGTAGCTGTTATTGGCGGCGGTGATTCCGCTCTGGACTGGTCCCTCATGCTAGAACCTATCGCAAAAGAAGTACACCTCATCCATCGCAGAGACAAGTTCCGCGCACATGAACACAGCGTAGAAATGCTCATGTCCTCCAAAGTAAACGTCACAACACCATACGAAATTGCAGCTTTGCACGGTGAGGAGCGCATCGAAAAACTCACGCTGACCCATTGCACGACAAAAGAAGAAATCGATCTGGAAGTTGATGCAGTCATTGTCAACTTTGGCTTCATCTCCTCTCTCGGTCCGATCAAGAACTGGGGGCTGGAGCTCGAAAAAGGCTCCATCGTGGTCGATACCCGCATGGAATCAAACATTCCAGGCATTTTCGCAGCAGGCGACATCGCAACCTACCCTGGTAAGGTCAAGCTGATCGCTGTCGGATTTGGTGAAGCACCTACTGCTGTAAACAACGCGGTTTCCTACTTTAATCCGGATGCCAAATTGCAGCCTGGTCATTCTTCCAGCATGGACAACTTCAAATCGTAA
- a CDS encoding cupredoxin domain-containing protein gives MNKKWGMLVSSVALSAMLITACGGGKDQAASTDAAAPAATTGTQVNIEASNWKFNQETFEVKAGEEFTLNFKSTEGFHGIGIQGLDVDLQKDGSKTMKIDTAGEYTIFCNVICGPDHGKMVAKLVVK, from the coding sequence GTGAACAAGAAGTGGGGTATGTTGGTTTCTTCAGTTGCATTGTCTGCAATGTTGATTACAGCATGCGGCGGAGGAAAGGATCAAGCTGCTAGCACGGATGCAGCGGCTCCTGCAGCGACTACTGGCACACAAGTGAATATCGAAGCTAGTAACTGGAAATTCAATCAAGAAACCTTTGAAGTAAAAGCTGGCGAAGAGTTCACGCTCAACTTTAAGTCGACAGAAGGCTTTCACGGTATTGGTATCCAAGGGCTGGATGTAGACCTCCAAAAAGATGGCAGCAAAACGATGAAAATCGATACAGCTGGTGAGTACACCATCTTTTGCAACGTGATTTGTGGACCGGATCATGGCAAAATGGTAGCAAAATTAGTCGTGAAATAA
- a CDS encoding metallophosphoesterase yields the protein MMTTIILYILVGIIFLAYHTTYVKTSTVKLTIPSVPPLTLVHLSDPHGRTRFWNGELHKLVNVHDPDLVIVTGDLTQDSGQLTSVLNELAKIKSEDGIYFVPGNYEREAGRFRKKAYSAAVSDSQKEAWQQVMTVLENESTVIEKDGSRIWIYGFDNSIYGNERRPRKEIQQANLTIFLAHSPNIISLIHNEGLKADLLLTGHTHGGQVRLFNRTVGAYKHFHVGQKEDQSVGVFGISRGLGTSRLPIRLNCFAEITVYAINQS from the coding sequence ATGATGACAACGATTATTTTGTATATCTTGGTGGGAATAATCTTTCTTGCCTACCATACGACTTATGTCAAAACGTCGACAGTGAAGCTGACGATCCCTTCTGTACCCCCACTTACATTGGTTCATCTTTCCGATCCTCATGGACGAACACGGTTTTGGAATGGAGAGTTGCACAAACTGGTGAATGTTCACGATCCGGATTTGGTGATAGTGACGGGAGATTTGACACAGGACAGCGGGCAGTTGACGAGTGTGTTGAATGAGCTAGCGAAAATAAAGAGCGAGGATGGGATATACTTCGTCCCTGGCAATTACGAGAGAGAAGCAGGAAGATTTCGCAAAAAAGCCTATTCCGCTGCTGTTTCCGATTCCCAAAAAGAGGCTTGGCAACAGGTAATGACGGTGTTGGAAAACGAGAGTACGGTGATAGAAAAGGATGGCAGTCGCATTTGGATATACGGCTTCGATAATTCGATTTACGGCAATGAACGGCGTCCTAGGAAAGAGATCCAGCAGGCGAACTTGACGATATTTTTGGCTCACTCTCCCAATATTATCTCGTTGATTCACAACGAGGGTTTAAAAGCTGACCTTCTCTTGACCGGACACACCCACGGGGGACAAGTTCGCTTGTTCAACCGTACTGTTGGTGCCTATAAGCATTTTCATGTCGGGCAAAAAGAGGATCAATCCGTTGGCGTATTTGGCATCAGTCGCGGGCTTGGTACTTCTAGGCTGCCAATCCGGCTGAATTGCTTTGCAGAGATCACGGTATACGCGATCAATCAATCATGA